A single window of Thermodesulfobacteriota bacterium DNA harbors:
- a CDS encoding aminotransferase class IV, with protein MKDYIYIEGEQVDDGFPIRTLFYGEGVFETFRYKKELPILFQKHLDRMEHGANRLTIPFPEPEHVSQLVTKAVTDSNIEDAYIKICLLSCGESSFPEFARNSQVLVIIKQYLYYDNPLRVITNNFKMISNSGLTGIKSMNYQNNILARRHALDVDYDEALFLNEREEIVECSASNIFWYANNALYTPSKQTGALCGTTRGMVIDLARRSGTKVLEGEFGVDHLDKADFVFITNSLNGCRAVSRINSRDYEVNHKLFISLKNEVLEKLNWL; from the coding sequence ATGAAAGATTACATATATATTGAAGGTGAACAAGTAGATGATGGTTTTCCGATTCGTACATTGTTTTATGGCGAGGGTGTGTTTGAGACTTTCAGATATAAAAAAGAGCTGCCAATTTTATTTCAAAAGCATTTAGATCGCATGGAACATGGCGCTAATCGCTTAACAATCCCTTTTCCTGAACCCGAGCATGTGTCACAGCTAGTAACTAAAGCTGTAACTGACTCCAATATAGAGGATGCATATATTAAAATTTGTCTTTTATCTTGCGGTGAATCTTCGTTTCCTGAATTTGCTAGAAACTCCCAAGTGCTAGTAATTATTAAACAATATTTATATTATGACAACCCTTTGCGAGTAATAACTAATAATTTCAAGATGATTTCAAATTCTGGATTGACCGGTATAAAGTCGATGAATTACCAAAATAACATCTTGGCAAGAAGACATGCTTTGGATGTTGATTATGATGAGGCCTTGTTTTTGAATGAAAGAGAGGAAATAGTAGAATGTAGTGCGAGTAATATCTTCTGGTATGCAAATAACGCCCTATATACACCTTCAAAACAAACCGGTGCCCTTTGCGGAACTACAAGAGGTATGGTCATAGATTTGGCTAGGAGATCTGGAACCAAAGTACTAGAGGGTGAATTCGGAGTAGATCATTTGGATAAAGCTGATTTTGTATTTATTACTAATTCACTTAATGGCTGCAGAGCTGTATCGAGAATCAACAGCAGAGACTATGAAGTTAATCATAAGCTCTTTATTAGTCTAAAAA